One genomic segment of Osmia bicornis bicornis chromosome 16, iOsmBic2.1, whole genome shotgun sequence includes these proteins:
- the LOC114872220 gene encoding U1 small nuclear ribonucleoprotein C yields MPKYYCDYCDTYLTHDSPSVRKTHCQGRKHKDNVKYFYQKWMEEQAQHLIDATTAAFKAGKIASNPFAANKGAAIPPPPNLGPRPGVPPQGPPGMMPPPGMHPGGPMGPGGPMMMGPHGPMPPMMGMRPPMMGPMGPMGPMMGPMGPMGPMRPPMNGPPPPMGGPPPMKK; encoded by the coding sequence ATGCCAAAATATTACTGTGACTACTGTGATACGTATTTAACGCACGATTCACCGAGTGTACGAAAAACGCACTGCCAGGGTCGTAAACACAAGGacaatgttaaatatttttatcaaaaatggATGGAAGAGCAAGCACAACATCTAATTGATGCAACAACGGCAGCATTCAAAGCGGGGAAGATTGCGTCTAATCCGTTTGCGGCAAACAAGGGAGCAGCAATTCCACCACCTCCAAATCTTGGTCCTCGACCTGGAGTTCCACCTCAAGGTCCACCAGGTATGATGCCACCACCAGGTATGCATCCTGGTGGTCCAATGGGCCCAGGAGGTCCAATGATGATGGGACCACATGGACCAATGCCACCAATGATGGGCATGAGGCCACCTATGATGGGTCCTATGGGACCAATGGGACCAATGATGGGTCCAATGGGACCTATGGGACCAATGAGACCTCCGATGAATGGACCACCACCACCTATGGGAGGACCTCCGCCgatgaaaaaataa